The genomic window ATTCACTCATGGAACTATGTTTAGAATCAATTAGCTATCACCGCAATACTTCAGAATGATGATTCCATATCCCTTCACTGTTTTGTTTCGATACGCGTTCTCGCAAGGCATTCGAGGGGATTCATGGGAAATCCACGTGTGCATGTGTGAATGTGTTCAGGTATGGCATTTGCTCTCTTCAGCAACATTGCTCGATTGATCTTTGGAGGCATCATGAATAGTGGAATCAAGGAAGTCACCCGTGAGTCGCCTATTTCCCGCCTGGGCAATCTGAACGCCGGCGCAGTATCCAGGACCCACAGAGACGCGGAGGAATCATTTCTTTCGCGACGCCAAGAGGCGCGAGTGAACGAACAAAAAGTCTGCGCCTATAGCTTGTGCGAATCGCTCAATGGAGAGCGAGTGACCATCGAGCAGGGCGAGGTCTACTGCATCAACAGGAGTGAGCATGGGATCCTTGTGTTGATGGGGGGGCGGCCTCGAAAACAGCAACTGCTGGAACTCCATGTTGCTGAAACGCGGTGGGAATATTCCCTGAGTTTGTATGAAGTCCAGTGGACGAAACTTGTACCAGTTGAGTCTCATGGCGAACTGTTTCTCGTGGGGTGTCGATTGGTATTTGGAGCCTCTCGATACTGGGCGTTTAAGTCGTAGGCATGTGATAGTTGGCCAGGCAGGAGATCAGGCACTGCCTGATCTCCCTGAGGCTGAACCTGTCCGCCGCTCGCACAGGCTCTGAGCATCCCTGCAATCAGAACATCTCCCGTACGTAAAGCTGCCAGGCCTCTACTAACCACCCGACTCCTTCGGGTGGTTGGGCATGTCCACTCCCATTTTGTGGGTGACTCTTCAGTGGCGTCCATCTTTTAGCAGGATATTCTTTAAGCTCCCACCTCGGACATTTACTAGTTCGCTCAAAATCATTTTTAGATGAGTGTCCTTCCCCCGATTTTACAGAGGTGTCTGTAAAATCGGGGGAAGGACATTGGCCATGGGTTCGCTGATCGCGTTCTACCTGGATGGGAAGGAACGTGACCCGTTTCCATCGGCTCTCCAACAGATATTGAGCCTTGTTGGGTTCGGATTGATCGCGGGAGCGGCACTGACCCTTAGTAAAGAAACGCCTTTCCCGGGTTTCTCTGCGTTGGTACCGACCGTGGGCGCTGGTTTACTGATCGTATTTGGCTCGCCTGAAACGATCGTTGGTCGGTTATTGGCGAGTCGAGTGTTCGTCGGGATGGGGCTTGTCAGCTACAGCGCCTATTTATGGCATCAGCCATTGTTGTCTTTTGCTCGCCATCGAAGCCTGACTGAGCTTGATGAAATGGTGATAGCCGGCATCATTGTTCTTACGTTCAGTCTCGCCTATGTGACCTGGAGATATATTGAAACGCCGTTTCGTCGAGGGAACATCGTGCCGAAAAGATTGCTGTGGAGATTGTCGCTAGCTTCCGCGGTCGTGATCGCTGTGTCCACGGTCGGCCTGCAGCCGGTTACCGTGTGGAGGTGCAAAACAAACTGGCGAGAGAGATGGAAGCGCAGTGGCGAATCCATACGTGTTTTTTTGAGGTAGACCAACCCTATACAACCCTCTTGGAGAATCACTGTGACTTGGCGCAGGGTTCGTCTGCTCAGCCGAGCGAGGATCCAGCCGGATCCTCCAAACGATTTATCTTGTATGGAGACAGTCTTGCGGCTCATTTGTATCCAGGTCTTGTGCGGGTTCTTGGCGAGGATAAGATTATCCAACTCACCGGAGGGAGTCGTAGTGCCCTGCGCGTGACAAAGGGTCGTCGGTGCACGGACTTCTACGACTGGTTTGTGGATGACTATGTCCCGAACAATAAGGCGGATGGAATCATTGTGTCGAGTAGATGGTTGGAAACGTATGAAAAAATCGGCGATGAAGAATTTCGGGTTCATCTCGATGCGTTGTTTGAGAAATTGAAGGATCGTCGAGTCATCATCTATTCTCAGCCGGCTTCATTCTCCGTCGATATTAGTCGGTATATTTACAAGCTTGGGAAATTGATGGGGGATAGACGGAGTGGTGTATTTGGGGGATAAGCTTCATTTAACGTTGCCAGGTTCTGTGCTCGTAGCGGAATTGACGCATGGTCTATTGACGAGAGGATATGAAGAAGAGCTACCTGGAGCCTTGGATCGATCGACGAAAGCTCACACCATCTCCACCGCCGCGCTCATGGTTCGCAATCTGGATGGGACGATCCCGATACTGGAGTGATGGAGCGAAGAAGCTGTATGGATGGGGACCGCACGATGTTCTGGGGGCGACGTCCCATTAACTCCTTAAAACGGCGTTCCCTGTTCCGCTCAAGGTGATCGAGGATGAGCTCCGTACGAAGGGACGATGGGAAGGGCAGCTTGTCCATGTGCTTCGTGATGGATCCAGGGTCAGAGTGGTCAGCCATTGGGTGACCGAGCAATCCCCGCATTTGCACGATGGGTCGATAAACGTGATCGAAGTCAACAGCCCACTGAATGCGAGCTCCGGGTCTTTCAGGGAAGAATTACTTTCGTTGCTGAACCAATCAAAATGCCCCAACGGCCAATCTGCCTGCCCGAGGCTTTCCTGAATATCGATTGATTGCAAGCCGAGATAGCCGTATTCTGCGCGCGTGGTCTTCTCGTTCGTTATCCTCTATCTTCTCCTGTCTGTCGGCATCGGTCTATTCGCCGCGACCCGGGTGCGGAACTCGAAAGATTTTGCGGTCGCGGGAAGAAGCTTGCCGCTGCCCATCGTCACGGCGACGGTGTTTGCGACGTGGTTCGGCGCCGAAGCCGTATTAGGCATCTCGGCGACGTTCGTCAAAGAAGGTCTCCATGGAGTGGTTGCCGATCCATTCGGGTCCAGCATGTGTCTGATGCTCGCCGGACTATTTTTTGCCCCACGGTTATATCGACTGAACATGTTGACGGTCGGTGACTATTATCGATTTCGCTATAACCGCACCATCGAAGTCCTGTGCACGTTCTGCATCGTGGCCTCCTACCTGGGTTGGGTGGCGGCCCAATTCAAAGTACTGGGCTTGGTGCTCAATGTGGTGACAGAGGGCGCCGTCAGCCAGTCGGTGGGTATCGTGATCGGAGCGGCTATTGTCCTGACCTATACGACATTCGGCGGCATGTTTTCCGTCGCGATTTTAGATTTCGTCCAGATTTCAGTCATCATGGGAGGGTTGCTGTATGTCGCATCACTTGTGAGTGATCTCGCGGGTGGAGTGGGGACGGTCATCGAGCAGGCGGCGGCCGCCGGTAAATTGGATTTGTTTCCCCCCGCGACATTCACCGCGTGGGTTCCCTTTGTCGGAGCGTGGATGACGATGATGCTCGGATCTATCCCGCAACAAGATGTGTTTCAACGGATCACATCGGCGAAGGATGAACGAACAGCCGTTCGCGGTGCGCTGCTGGGCGCGGTGCTCTATTTCAGCTTCTGTTTTGTTCCGATGTTTCTTGCCTATGCGGCGACGTTGATCGATCCCGCAAAGTTCGGCCTCCTGCTGGAGCAAGATTCACAGTTGATTTTGCCGACATTGATCTTGGAACACACACCGATCGCTGCGCAGATCATTTTCTTTGGCGCTGTGCTCTCCGCCGTTATGAGCTGCTCAAGCGCGACGCTTCTCGCGCCGTCGGTGGCCTTGAGTGAGAACGTTGTCAAGCCGCTCTTGCCCAACCTGAATGATGCGGAATTTCTCCGTCTCATGCGGGTCGTCTTAATCGGCTTTGCATCGGTGGTGTTGATCATTGCCCTGTGGTCCGATGCCACAATCTATAAAATGGTGGTGAGCACGTACAAGGTCACCCTGGTTGCCGCGTTTATTCCATTGTTCGCCGGACTGTATTGGAAAGGAGCGACGACACAGGGTGCGCTGTGGGCCATTGTCGCCGGGCTTACGAGCTGGCTGGCGTCAGAGCTGGTCAGCGAGCCGACCGACGTCTGGCCCCCACAGCTCGTTGGGTTTGTGATGGCTGCCATCGGCATGCTCGTGGGATCGCTGTGGCCGTCACAGGGGCTTGCTTCTCACGAGGCCCGAGAGGGCATACGGGATGGGTAGGGTAGGGGCTCCCTGGGTTCTTGGTGATGGAGTGGTTTTGTTGCCCGACCCGTTGAGTTGGAGGGATAGTTGGAGGGATTAATGGTCAAGCGTGAAACGCACGACTCGTCGGATGCTTTCCACCGTGAAAGGCTTTTGAATCACGCGCCGGGCGCCGAAGAGTTTCGCGACGTTGAGAAAGTTCTGATCGCCGGTGGCGCCGGTCATGGCGATGACTCGAGCATCTAGAAATTCCTGCGTCAGCGCGAGCGTCACTTCCATTCCGTCCCGTTGCGGCATCAAAACATCGGTGATCACGAGATCCACGGGCGATTCGCGATACAGCGCCAGGCCGATTTGGCCATTCTCGGCCTCACGAATGTGATGGCCGTCTTCTTCAAGAATATCTCGCAATAAGGCTCGAACCGGCGCGTCATCTTCAACGATCAAGATAGAAGCCACGTCTCACATCCTCTCAGGATCGGACCGGCATATTGCCCGTGTCCTATGCACTTCTAATCTGATAGACGGCATCACGCTGCGCGTAAGACGACGGGTTGGGCGTCCTCGTCGCAATCATCGGCCTCGTCATGGAGTTTACCGTTCGCGAGCACGAGCGCCGGTTGTGGTTTGGCCAGCCGGTGCTGTTCAATGACAGAATCGTGGACGCTCCCACAGTTCATGCAGCGGTGTGCCTTGGCCCACATATGACCGTAGGTACCTTCGAAATCCAAGTAATGATCCTCGACCATCAGACCTTGGCAACGGGTACACTTCGTCATGATGTTCTCCTGGTTAAAAGTGATGGAACGTGCGCCATGAGGGAAAGGTATCGGAATTCCGGAGAATGAATAGACTCGGATGGGGTAACTCGGAAGGTGGATATTGTGAGACGAGTAGTCGCCAATCGCTTACTTATCAATGATTTAAGCCATGATGCTCACCAAGCCAGGTGAAAGGCCTTGCCTAGCTGGCCGTCTGAGCCACTTGTAGCTGGTTCCTCAATAGATAAACGCAGTTCAGCTCCATTCTCTTCGGTTTAATCAAGTTCCCCCGCTACTCAGCCGATATCACCATTGGATAACCATAGTCACTAGAGATCGAGGTCCTCGGTGGCAGAGATCACTATGTTTCCACATGTGCGGATTGGGGCGGGTCGTACCGTGAGATGGGCCGCCATGGCGTTGGTGGCTCTGTTCTCACTGAGCGGGTGCCTCATCAAACCCCATGCGTTGAACAAGGAAGACGTGAAGGCTCGAATGGTGAAAGATTTCCAGGCGATTTCATCGGTTGAAGAGCCGGTCGTGGGGCCGATCAGCCTCTATGAGGCCGTCGCGCGCGCGTTGAAGTACAACTTGGACGCGAAAGTCAAAACCATCCAAGTGCAGCTGGCGCATCAACAGCTCAATATTGCGCACTATTCCTTGCTCCCCCAGCTCTCGGCCAATGCCGGGTTTGATGGGCGTAATAACTTCGCCGGTGGTGTCGGACAATCGATCGTCACCGGCCGCCAAGCGGTTGAACCGTTCACCTCCGCCGAGAAGAACATCGTCTCCGGGAATCTTGCTTTGAGTTGGGACGTGCTGGATTTTGGGTTGTCGTTCGTACGTGCGCAACAGGCCGCCGACAACGTGATGATCGCCGAGGAGGAAAAACGGCGGATCGCCGTCCGCCTCGTACAGGAAGTTCGCAGCGCCTACTGGCGAGCCGTGAGCGCGGAACGGGTGCTGCCGCGGATCCAGTTCTTGAATGAATCGGTCACCAAGGCGTTGACGAGCGCCCAACGCATCGTCGATCAAAAGCTGCAGGCTCCGCTGACTCCGCTCAACTATCAACGGGATCTGCTGAATACTCAGCGGGAGGTGCGACGACTGTTTCGTGAATTCAGTACGGCCAAAACACAATTGGCCTCTATGATGGGGTTGCCGCCGGGAACGCCGTTTGACCTGGTCATACCTCCGCGGGAAACCGTGGTGCCGGTGATCAACTTGGACAGCGAAAAGATGGAAGAACAGGCGCTCATGCTCAGGCCTGAGCTGCGCGCCATTGATTACAAGAAGCGTATCAATGCCAAGGAGGTCAAGGCCGTCTTCTTGGAGCTGTTCCCCAGTCTCAAAGTTTCATTCGGTGGGTATTACAACAGCAACAGTTTCCTTTTCTATCAAAATTGGTTGACCTATGCGGCGCAGGTCAGCTGGAATTTACTGTCTGTGTTTCGAACGCCGGCTAAGCTCAAGGCGATCGAAGCCCACGGACACATGTTGGATGCCCAAAGTATGGCGTTGAGCTTGTCCATTCTGACGGAGGTGCACGTCGGCGCGGCGCAGTTCGTCCACGCCAAAGAGGAATATCAGGATGCGCGGAATTATCAGCGAACACAGGCGGCGATCGTCGAGCACACAAAGAATATGTGGATCACGCAAAGGACAAACGATCTCACGTTGATCCGAGAGCAAGTCAATGATGTGGCCGCCGATGTGCGATTGGACGCCGCGCGATCGGGATTGGAAACAGCGTACGCCACTTTGATGGCGTCGCTCGGAGAGGAGGCCGTTCCAGCGGCGCCAGGCGAACAAAGCCTGGCTCAACTCGCCGATTCGATCAGACAATATTGGGAACCCAGTGGGTTTACGATGTCGGAGGAGGAAAGGAGCTCGGCCGGTCATGCGATACCAGTGGCGCAATAGCGTGATGGTGCCGGTGTTCCTTGCCGCCGTCGTGGGTGTCCCTTCGACCGGATGGTCGAAAGGGGACCAAACGGCTCACATCACACGGGTGGATCATGGTGTCGCGCGCGGAATCGTCAAGGCGGCGGCACAGGCGGTGCTCTATGCTCAAGTCCAGGGACGCGTCAGCATGCTTCCATACAAGGAAGGGCAACGGTTCGAAAAAGGGCACATGCTCGTCCAAATCGACTGTGACAAGTACCAGGCTGAGCTGGCGGTCGCCATCGCCGAACACGAGGTCAAAGACAAAGTGTACAAGAACAACGTCGAACTCGGGAAACTCAATGCCGTCAGTAACCTCGACCTGGAAACGTCGGAGGCGGAAGCCAAAAAGGCATCGGCTTCGATTCGTGTCGCGGCGGTCAATGTGAAAGGGTGCCAGATTGCGGCTCCATTCGGCGGCCGTGTCGTCAGTGTGATGGTCAATGAACATGAGAATGTGTTTCCCAACGACAAGTTGATCAGTTTGTTGGATGACAGCAGCCTGGAGATCGAGCTGGTGCTGCCGTCCTCATCACTGTCCTGGCTCAAGCGGAAATCGCCGTTTACCTTTGTCGTAGATGAGACTCGCCGGAAGTATCCGGCCAGGATCAAAGAAATCGGGGCGTCGGTGGATGCCGCCAGTCAGACAATCAAGGTGATAGGGGCCTTCGAGAAATTACTGCCGGAGGTCTTGGCCGGGATGAGCGGCACGGCGCAATTCGTAGAGCAACCGTAAACGATGGCCACGACAGTAGAACCCACCACACAACAGCTTCCAACGCTGATTCACCTGGCGGCCCTCACGCACCTGGAGGGGCAGATCCGCGCGGCCAAAACGATCCAAGAGCTGCAGTTTCTCTCCGTCAACGAAACCAGACGGTTGATTCCGTATGAGCAGGCCTTTCTCCTCAGTAACCTGAGTCGGGGGGACGAGGCGTATCGTGTGTTGAATGCGTCGAGCGTCGCCGTCGTGGATCGCGATGCCCCAATGATCGTGTGGCTCGAACAGGCGGTGCAGGCGCTTCGTCGTGCCGGCGCTCCGAGCGAGCAGCCGATGGTCGTCACGGAAGAGCTGCTGCCTGAATCGCTTCGCGGTGGCTGGCGGGAATTTGTGAAGGGGCAGGTCTTTTGGTGTCCCTTACAACATCCGGACGAAACGCTCCTGGGAGCATGGTGGTTTGAGCGGGACTTTTCATGGCAAGAGAACGATGTGGCGATCGTCCATCGGTTGGCTGGGAGCTATGCGTATGCCTGGAAGGCCCTGTCGAGGAAGGAACGAAGTTGGTCGAAGAAGATCAAGCGTCCCACCTGGTGGCTGCTTCCCGTGGCGCTGATTGCGGCCCTCTGTCTCCCGATCCGGATTTCCGCCGTGGCGCCGGTGAAAGTCATGGCGAAAGACCCGGTGGTCGTAAGCGCGCCGATCGACGGCGTCATTGCCGACGTGCCTGTGCATCCGAACCAAATGGTGCAAGCAGGGACCACGTTGTTTCGATACGAAGACACCAACCTGCGAAATCAATTTCTGGTCGCAGAGAAACAATTGACCGTCGCTCGAGCAGAACGGAGCCAAGCCATCCAAGGGGGGTTCGGCGATCCGCAGCGCAAGGCCGAGGTGCCGCTGAGAGAAGCGGAGATGGATCTCCGGCAAACGGAGCTGACGTATGCGAAAGAAATGCTCGATCAAGTTGAAGTGAGCGCGCCGAAGGCGGGCCTGCTTCTCTATTCCGAGAAATCCGATTGGACCGGCCGGCCTGTCACCGTCGGTGAGCGGATCATGGAAATCGCCGATCCGAAGCAGATCGAATTGCGGATTGATCTGCCGGTGGCCGATGCCATCGTGCTCAAGGACGGAGCCGATGCCTTGATATTTCTCAACGCGCTCGCGTTGGAATCGTTTCCGGCAACGATCGTCCATGCCGGCTACCATGCGGAAGTGTTGCCGGGCGACATCCTCGCCTACCGCGTCACTGCGCAACTCGCACAGCCGGATCCGCGCATCCGTATCGGCTGGCAAGGCACAGCCAAGGTATATGGCGAACAAGGACCGCTCGCCTACTTGCTCCTGCGCAGGCCGCTGATGGCGCTTCGACAATGGATAGGCTGGTAGGCCATGATGAACCCGGGATCACCTGACGCCAAATCGCAGGAACACAAGCTTCCCCCGCTTCGCTCGAACCTCCAATTCAATCGCGGAACCCCGACCCCCGACGGCGTGCCGACTTGGACGATCGTGGATCCCATTCGCAACCGGTATTTCCAGATCGAGTGGCCGGTTTATCAGATGATTCAGCGATGGAATGCCGGCACGATCGAGAAGCTCCATGCCGCGATGGCACGTGAGACGACCTGTCGGACGACCGCCGAGGACGTGGAAGACTTAGTGAAGTTCCTGTATACGAACAATTTGACCGAACAATCCGCCAGCGGCAAGCATACCGACTACCAAACCCAGGCCCAAGCCGGCCAGCATAATTGGCTGATGTGGTTGGTTCACCACTATCTGTTCATCAAGATCCCCCTGGTCCATCCGCACAATTTCCTCAGCGCTACCTTGCCGATCGTGGCACCGCTGTACACGGCGACGGCCGGCTGGACGTTCGGCGCTATCGGGCTGATTGGGCTGATCCTCGTCGGCCGCCAATGGGATGCGTTTGTCTCGACGTTTCTCTATTTCTTCAACTGGCACGGCGCGATTCTCTATGGTCTCTCGCTTGGCGTGATCAAGGTGGTTCACGAGCTGGGCCATGCCTATACGGCCACGCGATTTGGGTGCCGCGTTCCCACCATGGGCGTAGCCTTCATGGTCATGATGCCGGTCCTCTACTCCGACGTGTCGGACTCCTATCGCCTCACTTCAAAACGGAAACGCCTGTTGATTGCGGCAGGGGGTGTCATTGCCGAGTTGGGGCTGGCTGCCGTCGCATTCTTCGCCTGGGGATTTCTGCCTGAAGGCACCGCACGAAGCATCGCGTTCATCGTCGCCACGACCAGCCTGGTGATGAGCCTCGCGGTCAATCTCAACCCGCTTATGCGTTTCGACGGCTACTATGTCCTGGCGGATGGGTTAGGGATTCCCAACCTGCAAGACAGAGCCTTTGTGTTTGGACAATGGAAGCTGCGTACCCTGCTCTTTGACCACCAGAGCGCACCGCCGGAGTCGGTATCGGCTCGCATGCGGCAGACCATGGTGGCCTACGCGTGGGCGATCTGGCTGTACCGTCTCATTCTGTTTACCGGCATTGCCGTCATGGTGTACCACTACTTTTTTAAAGCGCTCGGCATCATTCTCTTTCTCGTCGAGATTGTGTGGTTCATCGCCATGCCGATCGCGCGCGAAATGACGGAGTGGTGGAAAAACCGTACCCTCTATGCCGCATCGGCCCGCACCTGGGGAACAGTCGCTTGCGCGAGTGTGGTGCTCGTGCTCACACTCGTGCCACTGCGGACGAGCATTTCTATTCCGGCCGTCCTTCACGCCTCGTCCTATGCCACCATCTTTGCGCCGACGCCGGGGCGTCTCCGACAAGTATTGGTGCACGACGGGCAGGTGGTCAAAGCAGGAGACGCTCTCGTGATCCTGGAGAATCCATCATTGGAGAAGGAAGTCCACCTGGCCGAAACCAAAGTCGAGAAATGGGAGTATCGGCTCGGACGCATGGCGGGCTACGGTCAAGATCGTGATCAACGACAGGTCATTGGGGAGTCACTGCGAGCCGTGCTTGCAGAACTGACAGGGTTGG from Candidatus Nitrospira nitrificans includes these protein-coding regions:
- a CDS encoding acyltransferase family protein, whose amino-acid sequence is MGSLIAFYLDGKERDPFPSALQQILSLVGFGLIAGAALTLSKETPFPGFSALVPTVGAGLLIVFGSPETIVGRLLASRVFVGMGLVSYSAYLWHQPLLSFARHRSLTELDEMVIAGIIVLTFSLAYVTWRYIETPFRRGNIVPKRLLWRLSLASAVVIAVSTVGLQPVTVWRCKTNWRERWKRSGESIRVFLR
- a CDS encoding SGNH hydrolase domain-containing protein, whose product is MAQGSSAQPSEDPAGSSKRFILYGDSLAAHLYPGLVRVLGEDKIIQLTGGSRSALRVTKGRRCTDFYDWFVDDYVPNNKADGIIVSSRWLETYEKIGDEEFRVHLDALFEKLKDRRVIIYSQPASFSVDISRYIYKLGKLMGDRRSGVFGG
- a CDS encoding sodium:solute symporter family protein yields the protein MVFSFVILYLLLSVGIGLFAATRVRNSKDFAVAGRSLPLPIVTATVFATWFGAEAVLGISATFVKEGLHGVVADPFGSSMCLMLAGLFFAPRLYRLNMLTVGDYYRFRYNRTIEVLCTFCIVASYLGWVAAQFKVLGLVLNVVTEGAVSQSVGIVIGAAIVLTYTTFGGMFSVAILDFVQISVIMGGLLYVASLVSDLAGGVGTVIEQAAAAGKLDLFPPATFTAWVPFVGAWMTMMLGSIPQQDVFQRITSAKDERTAVRGALLGAVLYFSFCFVPMFLAYAATLIDPAKFGLLLEQDSQLILPTLILEHTPIAAQIIFFGAVLSAVMSCSSATLLAPSVALSENVVKPLLPNLNDAEFLRLMRVVLIGFASVVLIIALWSDATIYKMVVSTYKVTLVAAFIPLFAGLYWKGATTQGALWAIVAGLTSWLASELVSEPTDVWPPQLVGFVMAAIGMLVGSLWPSQGLASHEAREGIRDG
- a CDS encoding response regulator, which produces MASILIVEDDAPVRALLRDILEEDGHHIREAENGQIGLALYRESPVDLVITDVLMPQRDGMEVTLALTQEFLDARVIAMTGATGDQNFLNVAKLFGARRVIQKPFTVESIRRVVRFTLDH
- a CDS encoding TolC family protein; this translates as MAEITMFPHVRIGAGRTVRWAAMALVALFSLSGCLIKPHALNKEDVKARMVKDFQAISSVEEPVVGPISLYEAVARALKYNLDAKVKTIQVQLAHQQLNIAHYSLLPQLSANAGFDGRNNFAGGVGQSIVTGRQAVEPFTSAEKNIVSGNLALSWDVLDFGLSFVRAQQAADNVMIAEEEKRRIAVRLVQEVRSAYWRAVSAERVLPRIQFLNESVTKALTSAQRIVDQKLQAPLTPLNYQRDLLNTQREVRRLFREFSTAKTQLASMMGLPPGTPFDLVIPPRETVVPVINLDSEKMEEQALMLRPELRAIDYKKRINAKEVKAVFLELFPSLKVSFGGYYNSNSFLFYQNWLTYAAQVSWNLLSVFRTPAKLKAIEAHGHMLDAQSMALSLSILTEVHVGAAQFVHAKEEYQDARNYQRTQAAIVEHTKNMWITQRTNDLTLIREQVNDVAADVRLDAARSGLETAYATLMASLGEEAVPAAPGEQSLAQLADSIRQYWEPSGFTMSEEERSSAGHAIPVAQ
- a CDS encoding efflux RND transporter periplasmic adaptor subunit is translated as MRYQWRNSVMVPVFLAAVVGVPSTGWSKGDQTAHITRVDHGVARGIVKAAAQAVLYAQVQGRVSMLPYKEGQRFEKGHMLVQIDCDKYQAELAVAIAEHEVKDKVYKNNVELGKLNAVSNLDLETSEAEAKKASASIRVAAVNVKGCQIAAPFGGRVVSVMVNEHENVFPNDKLISLLDDSSLEIELVLPSSSLSWLKRKSPFTFVVDETRRKYPARIKEIGASVDAASQTIKVIGAFEKLLPEVLAGMSGTAQFVEQP
- a CDS encoding efflux RND transporter periplasmic adaptor subunit, whose protein sequence is MATTVEPTTQQLPTLIHLAALTHLEGQIRAAKTIQELQFLSVNETRRLIPYEQAFLLSNLSRGDEAYRVLNASSVAVVDRDAPMIVWLEQAVQALRRAGAPSEQPMVVTEELLPESLRGGWREFVKGQVFWCPLQHPDETLLGAWWFERDFSWQENDVAIVHRLAGSYAYAWKALSRKERSWSKKIKRPTWWLLPVALIAALCLPIRISAVAPVKVMAKDPVVVSAPIDGVIADVPVHPNQMVQAGTTLFRYEDTNLRNQFLVAEKQLTVARAERSQAIQGGFGDPQRKAEVPLREAEMDLRQTELTYAKEMLDQVEVSAPKAGLLLYSEKSDWTGRPVTVGERIMEIADPKQIELRIDLPVADAIVLKDGADALIFLNALALESFPATIVHAGYHAEVLPGDILAYRVTAQLAQPDPRIRIGWQGTAKVYGEQGPLAYLLLRRPLMALRQWIGW
- a CDS encoding HlyD family efflux transporter periplasmic adaptor subunit — translated: MMNPGSPDAKSQEHKLPPLRSNLQFNRGTPTPDGVPTWTIVDPIRNRYFQIEWPVYQMIQRWNAGTIEKLHAAMARETTCRTTAEDVEDLVKFLYTNNLTEQSASGKHTDYQTQAQAGQHNWLMWLVHHYLFIKIPLVHPHNFLSATLPIVAPLYTATAGWTFGAIGLIGLILVGRQWDAFVSTFLYFFNWHGAILYGLSLGVIKVVHELGHAYTATRFGCRVPTMGVAFMVMMPVLYSDVSDSYRLTSKRKRLLIAAGGVIAELGLAAVAFFAWGFLPEGTARSIAFIVATTSLVMSLAVNLNPLMRFDGYYVLADGLGIPNLQDRAFVFGQWKLRTLLFDHQSAPPESVSARMRQTMVAYAWAIWLYRLILFTGIAVMVYHYFFKALGIILFLVEIVWFIAMPIAREMTEWWKNRTLYAASARTWGTVACASVVLVLTLVPLRTSISIPAVLHASSYATIFAPTPGRLRQVLVHDGQVVKAGDALVILENPSLEKEVHLAETKVEKWEYRLGRMAGYGQDRDQRQVIGESLRAVLAELTGLEAKRDNLILKAPITGIVRDRADSLTVGRWIDRKLPVAYLIDGTHVEIEGLVPVDELAYVEVGQPARFIPLDLTRPSIEARVTEIAEVDEREFTLPYLASIYGGDVPVRKDDKDRLRPEISVYRVRLQVDQAASPVEQATVGHVQIQGQPSSVARRVWDQTVSVLIRESGF